The Amblyraja radiata isolate CabotCenter1 chromosome 29, sAmbRad1.1.pri, whole genome shotgun sequence genomic interval aagaaggatgtagatgctttggagaggatgcagaagttaTTTACCagcatgttgcctggattagagggttttaggttcaaggagagtttagtttagagatacagaacggaaacaggcccttcggcccatcgggtccgcgccgaccagcgatccccgcattttaacactaacctacacatacatttttacatttaccaagccaattaacctacatgcctttacgtctttggcgtgtgggaggaaaccgaagatctcggagaaaacccccacgggtcacggggaaaacgtacaaacaatcggttgagggaagacttgatagagTATATAAAATATAGaagtagataaggtagacagtcagaacctttttcccatcgtggaaatgtccaacactggagagcatagctataaggtaGCTTAGAtacggggaaagtttaatggagacgtgcggggcaagttttgtacatagagagtggtgggagcctggaacacattgctgggggagtgggggggggggggggggagaggtagatacgatagtgggatttaagagacttttagctaggcacatggaagtgcatggAATATAGATCACGTACTGGCAGATGAGCTcagtttaactgggcatcatgttcagcacaaacattgtgagctgaagggcctgttcctgtgctgtactgttcaatgttctaatgctgaaaactatattctgcactcagtatcttcCCGTTTgcactatctattgtacttgagtttggctataTTATATGTATGTATAGTTTATTTGATAAcgcaaatcaaagcttttcactgtacttctgtagttcagcttagtttattgagttacaatgaaaagctattgttgcatgctgaccagtcagcagtctgtacatgtgacaataataaacttaaactaaaTGTTCTGCTTTTTCATTATTATTTTAGATCAAGCGGGATTACCTCTCCCTAATGTCTATTTTCTTTTCTACGCAGGTGCACGGGAGAATGACAGACTGTGTCAGTAAGATCATGTTTCACACCATGTCAATGTGTTGGCAGCAGGTCCTGGGTCTCACCCTGATGGCTCTGATAACTCGCTGCACAGTCAGCTGCCCGCCTCGCTGCGACTGCGCTCCCCACATCAGGTCCGTGCTCTGCCACAGGAAGCGTCTGACTGCCATTCCCGAAGGCATCCCCATCGAGACCAAAGTCCTGGACCTCAGCAAAAACCGCCTGCGCTGCATTGGTCCCGGAGATCTGGCCTCCTTCCCTCTGTTGGAGGAAGTCGACCTCAGCGAGAACATCATCACCAACCTCGAACCCGGGGCTTTCAGCAACTTGTTGAACTTGCGCTCCCTGCTGCTGAGGGGAAACCAACTGAAGCTGATCCCCGCTGGCGTGTTCTCCAGGCTTGCCAACCTGACACGCCTGGACCTCAGCGAGAACAAGATTGTTATCCTGCTGGACCTCATGTTCCAGGAtctgaggaaactgaagcagctgGAAGTTGGTGACAACGACCTGGTCTACATCTCCCAGCGGGCGTTCAGTGGACTACTTGGGTTGGATCAGCTCACCATTGAAAAATGCAACCTGACCTCCATTTCGGGTGAATCCCTGTCCTACCTTCAAAACCTGGCCACTCTCCGCCTGCGGCACCTTGCCATCAGCTTCCTGGAGGAGCAGAACTTTCGGAAGCTCTATAACCTGAAGGAACTGGAGATCGACTCTTGGCCACTTCTGGAGACCATCACTCCCACCACGCTCTATGGTCTGAACCTCACTTACCTGTCCATAACCAGCACTAACCTCTCCTCCGTGCCGTCCGGAGCCTTTAGAAACCTAGTCTATCTCCAGATGTTGAACTTGTCCTACAACCCCATCACCACCATCGAATCTGGCTCGTTCCGTGACTTGATCCGCCTGCAGCACCTGTACATGGTCAACACCTTGCTCAGCACCATCCAGCCGCACGCGTTCCTGGGGCTGAGGCAGCTCAGGGTGCTCAACATTTCCAACAACCTCTTGGTGACCCTGGAGGAGAGCGCCCTGCAATCGGTGGGGAACCTGGTGGTTCTCCGCTTGGACAACAACCCCCTGTCCTGCGACTGCCGCCTCCTGTGGCTGGTCCAGAAGAAGACAGCCTTGAGCTTCGACGACAACCAGCCAGTGTGCGCCTCCCCGGCGGACATTCAGGGAAGCCGGCTGCAAGACTTCGAGGACACCGCCCTTCAGGACTACTTCACCTGTCAGAAGCCCAAGATACGGGACAGGAAACCTCAACGGGTGACGGCGGGGGAAGGACAAACCGTCTACTTCACCTGCCGGGCGGACGGAGAGCCGGCCCCGGTGATAATGTGGGTGTCACCGCAGCGCAGGATGATCACCAGCAGAAGCAGCGGCAGAGCCACCATCCTGCCGGGTGGCACCTTGGAGATCCGCTTTGTCCAGGTCCACGACAGTGGCACCCACATCTGCATCGCCAGCAACGCCGGGGGCAACGACACCTCCTTCGCCGTGTTGACCGTGAAGGTGCAGAGATCAGAAGGCGCCCTGTTTGCCAACATGACCGGCGCTCTCTTGGAGTTCAACGAGACTGCCTTCAACGAAACCCAGGTCTTCCTGAAGTTCACTCTGGACCTCAAAACCATCCTGGTGTCCACTGCGATGGGCTGCATCACCTTCCTAGGGGTGGTGCTCTTCTGCTTTCTGATTCTGTTCGTGTGGAGCAGGGGGAGAGGACACCACAAGAACAACT includes:
- the lingo3 gene encoding leucine-rich repeat and immunoglobulin-like domain-containing nogo receptor-interacting protein 3, translated to MTDCVSKIMFHTMSMCWQQVLGLTLMALITRCTVSCPPRCDCAPHIRSVLCHRKRLTAIPEGIPIETKVLDLSKNRLRCIGPGDLASFPLLEEVDLSENIITNLEPGAFSNLLNLRSLLLRGNQLKLIPAGVFSRLANLTRLDLSENKIVILLDLMFQDLRKLKQLEVGDNDLVYISQRAFSGLLGLDQLTIEKCNLTSISGESLSYLQNLATLRLRHLAISFLEEQNFRKLYNLKELEIDSWPLLETITPTTLYGLNLTYLSITSTNLSSVPSGAFRNLVYLQMLNLSYNPITTIESGSFRDLIRLQHLYMVNTLLSTIQPHAFLGLRQLRVLNISNNLLVTLEESALQSVGNLVVLRLDNNPLSCDCRLLWLVQKKTALSFDDNQPVCASPADIQGSRLQDFEDTALQDYFTCQKPKIRDRKPQRVTAGEGQTVYFTCRADGEPAPVIMWVSPQRRMITSRSSGRATILPGGTLEIRFVQVHDSGTHICIASNAGGNDTSFAVLTVKVQRSEGALFANMTGALLEFNETAFNETQVFLKFTLDLKTILVSTAMGCITFLGVVLFCFLILFVWSRGRGHHKNNFSVEYSFRKVDGPTMSSGQGGARKFNMKMI